Proteins from a single region of Leuconostoc gasicomitatum LMG 18811:
- the dnaI gene encoding primosomal protein DnaI, translating into MQNLSEILKQLQQKYSKIEETSLAEVVKQIANDEDVRHFWAENQTKLRQDAFQLKMMDLHEFVQQKERISRGEKSLYPGYYPQLAIEKGYPHVRYVADESTQKQLMQAEKLTSYKMPKAIRDADLQTIVVDSGRANVVTAIVDILTQLLKKDDAYVQGLYVYGEFGVGKTYLMGALANALAANNIDVMLVHFPSFAVDLKNTIGKNSDVREKLIMQTKTTTVLILDDLGAENLSMWIRDDILGVILEYRMQNELTTFMTSNFDMNEMTTYLSETRDDRDTGKAARLMQRIKFLARLIEVNGKNRRLEN; encoded by the coding sequence ATGCAAAACTTATCAGAAATACTAAAACAATTGCAACAAAAATATTCTAAAATTGAAGAAACCTCACTGGCTGAAGTCGTGAAACAAATTGCTAATGACGAAGATGTTCGCCATTTTTGGGCCGAAAATCAAACAAAATTACGCCAAGACGCTTTCCAATTAAAGATGATGGACCTACATGAATTTGTGCAGCAAAAAGAACGTATTTCACGTGGGGAAAAGTCACTATATCCTGGGTATTATCCACAATTAGCGATTGAAAAGGGGTACCCGCATGTTCGTTACGTTGCTGATGAAAGTACACAAAAACAGTTAATGCAGGCTGAAAAATTGACATCTTACAAGATGCCAAAGGCTATTCGTGATGCTGATTTGCAGACAATTGTAGTTGATTCTGGTCGTGCAAATGTGGTGACGGCAATTGTAGATATTTTGACACAATTGCTTAAAAAAGATGATGCGTATGTGCAAGGATTATATGTATATGGTGAATTTGGCGTAGGAAAAACCTATTTAATGGGCGCTTTAGCAAATGCGTTAGCGGCTAATAATATTGATGTCATGCTTGTTCATTTTCCTTCTTTTGCGGTTGATTTAAAGAATACAATTGGTAAAAACAGCGATGTGAGAGAAAAACTCATTATGCAAACTAAAACAACGACTGTATTAATTTTGGATGATTTAGGTGCTGAAAATTTAAGTATGTGGATTCGTGATGATATTTTGGGGGTTATTTTGGAATATCGCATGCAAAATGAACTAACGACATTTATGACATCTAACTTTGATATGAATGAAATGACCACCTATTTATCCGAAACACGTGACGATCGTGATACAGGGAAGGCTGCACGTTTGATGCAGCGTATTAAATTTTTGGCACGATTAATAGAGGTTAATGGCAAAAATCGACGGTTGGAAAATTGA